The genomic region CAAACTCCTGGACACCCGCGTGGGCGAACTGGGCATCGCTTGCGAAGCTTGCCATGGACCCGCTGAGGATCATGTTCGCGCGAACCTTCACCCGTGGCACCGATATCAGCAGCACTTCACCACCCACTCCGATCCGACCGTGGTGAATCCTTCGCAGAAGAACAAAGAGATTTCCTCGCACGTCTGCGGCCAGTGTCATGGCATCAAATGGATTCCGCACACGGAGAACTTTTCCCAGAACGGCTTCCGTTTTCGCCCCGGCGACAATCTCAACGACTCCACGCCGATTGTTCGGCCTTCGCGGCTCGACCTTTCGCCCTGGCTTCGGGAACCGCTTCAGCAAAATCCCCGATTCCTCGAAGAGCATTACTGGTCCGATGGCGAAGTGCGCGTTTCGGGCCGCGAGTTCAACGGCCTGGTCGATTCGCCGTGTTACGAGCGCGGCGAACTTTCCTGCCTTTCCTGTCATTCCATGCACAACAGCAGACCCGACGACCAACTGGCCGCGGCCAAACACGGCAACGAAGCGTGTTTGCAGTGCCACGGCAGTTTCAGGGACAGGATCGAGCAGCACACGCGGCACAAGACCGGCTCCAGCGGCAGCGAGTGTTACAACTGCCACATGCCCCACACGACTTACGGCTTGCTCAAAGCCATTCGCAGCCATCGCATCAGCAGTCCCAGTGTCAGAACCACGCTCGAAACCGGCCGCCCCAATGCTTGCAATCTCTGTCATCTCGATCAGACGCTTCAGTGGACCGCCCGGCATCTGTCGGAGTGGCACGGCGCCCCGGCGGTCGAGGTGCGCGGTGAGGAACGGGAAGTTTCCGCGGCGGTGCTCTGGGCGTTGCGTGGGGATGCCGGCCAGCGCGCGCTGGCCGCGTGGAGCATGGGTTGGGAGGCTGCCCGGCAGGCGTCAGGAAAAGTTTGGTTGCCTCCTTTCTTGGCGCAACTCCTCGAGGATCCTTATTCTGCCGTGCGCTACGTCGCGCAACGTTCGCTGCGCAGCCTCCCAGGATTCGAGAACTTCGCTTACGACTTCGTCGGTCCGGCCCCCGATCGCGCCTGGGCCCGGACGCGTGCGTTGGAGGTCTGGAGAAGGCAGGGTTCGGCGCCAAGCGCTCAATCTCGGACCAACATTTTGATCAACGCCGACGGCAGCCTGATGCAAGCCACGATCGATCGCCTGCTGCGGCAGCGGGAGGACCGTTCTATGGATTTGCAGGAGTAATCCTCGGTGACCGTTTCTTCTGTGTTCTGAACAGGAAACGGAAACCATCTCATCCAACGATCACTTCTTAGGACGGAAGCCTGTGGTCGGCGGGGGCGCCGACCAGAGGCACGCGAGGGCGCGTGCGCTCCCCATGCTTCGGATTGACTTCGATCAACTACCGGCGGTTCACCCGGGCCTTAGGGTCTGTGCAAAAATAAATTCCGGTTTTGCTGGAGGCGATTTCGCTTTCTGGCGAGGCACGACGAAGGAGCATAGCCAGGGCTCTGCGACTGAGGAGAAACGAAGCCAGAAAGCGAAATCGC from Verrucomicrobiota bacterium harbors:
- a CDS encoding C cytochrome precursor is translated as KLLDTRVGELGIACEACHGPAEDHVRANLHPWHRYQQHFTTHSDPTVVNPSQKNKEISSHVCGQCHGIKWIPHTENFSQNGFRFRPGDNLNDSTPIVRPSRLDLSPWLREPLQQNPRFLEEHYWSDGEVRVSGREFNGLVDSPCYERGELSCLSCHSMHNSRPDDQLAAAKHGNEACLQCHGSFRDRIEQHTRHKTGSSGSECYNCHMPHTTYGLLKAIRSHRISSPSVRTTLETGRPNACNLCHLDQTLQWTARHLSEWHGAPAVEVRGEEREVSAAVLWALRGDAGQRALAAWSMGWEAARQASGKVWLPPFLAQLLEDPYSAVRYVAQRSLRSLPGFENFAYDFVGPAPDRAWARTRALEVWRRQGSAPSAQSRTNILINADGSLMQATIDRLLRQREDRSMDLQE